A section of the Chitinophagaceae bacterium genome encodes:
- a CDS encoding DUF4442 domain-containing protein, producing MTNPFYFWIFLLFNVPAGFIAGMRLKELSSSKAATTIPFKFLNKNPFQSIYFAVQSMAAELSTASLALLATKGNNSQVLTIIVGMKAEFLKKAIGKVTFLCEEGEKAFEAVEACMKTKTQITTTLKTTGYMKDGTIVSIFYFTWAFKEKK from the coding sequence ATGACGAATCCATTTTATTTTTGGATATTTCTTTTATTCAATGTTCCCGCAGGTTTTATTGCAGGAATGCGTCTGAAAGAACTCTCTTCTTCAAAAGCAGCTACTACTATTCCTTTCAAATTTCTCAATAAAAACCCTTTTCAATCTATCTATTTTGCAGTACAAAGTATGGCAGCAGAACTATCTACTGCTTCCTTAGCACTCCTTGCTACAAAAGGAAATAATTCCCAAGTACTTACTATCATTGTGGGAATGAAAGCAGAATTTTTGAAAAAAGCAATAGGAAAAGTAACCTTTCTTTGTGAAGAAGGAGAAAAGGCATTTGAAGCAGTAGAAGCATGTATGAAAACAAAAACCCAAATTACCACTACTCTCAAAACAACGGGTTATATGAAAGACGGAACAATAGTATCTATCTTTTATTTTACTTGGGCTTTTAAAGAAAAAAAATAA